A region from the Lysobacter antibioticus genome encodes:
- a CDS encoding efflux RND transporter periplasmic adaptor subunit: MTTEINPQAAAAAAAPPSNGKRRKALLILLSVVAIAAIAWGLYYMLVLRWHQDTDDAYVQGNVVSITPQTLGTVVSIGADDGMKVSAGQVLVQLDPNDAQVAYDQATANLANTVRQVRGLFSAVDAGQADLSARQVAVQKARADVKRREGLVAGGAVSAEELAHARDELAAAEAALSSSRGSLARNRALVDATTVAKQPQVAAAAAQLRQAYLNLQRAAIVAPVDGYVAKRSVQLGQRVQPGTALMTIVPLEQVWIEANFKETQLADMRIGQPVELHSDLYGSDVTYQGKLVSLGMGTGSAFSLLPAQNASGNWIKIIQRVPVRIEVEPKQLVEHPLRLGLSMHVDVGIRERGGAVLAAAPPAKPLLSTQAYAKQLSEADAVIANIVRDNLPGTHHG, encoded by the coding sequence ATGACCACCGAAATCAATCCGCAAGCCGCGGCCGCAGCCGCCGCCCCGCCCTCCAACGGCAAGCGCCGCAAGGCCCTGTTGATCCTGCTCAGCGTGGTCGCCATCGCCGCGATCGCCTGGGGCCTGTACTACATGCTGGTGCTGCGTTGGCATCAAGACACCGACGACGCCTACGTGCAGGGCAACGTCGTCAGCATCACCCCGCAGACCCTGGGCACCGTGGTCAGCATCGGCGCTGACGACGGCATGAAGGTCAGCGCCGGCCAGGTGCTGGTCCAGCTCGATCCGAACGACGCCCAGGTCGCCTACGACCAGGCCACCGCCAACCTCGCCAATACCGTGCGCCAGGTGCGCGGCTTGTTCAGCGCGGTCGATGCCGGCCAGGCCGATCTGTCGGCGCGCCAAGTCGCGGTGCAGAAGGCGCGTGCCGACGTGAAGCGTCGCGAAGGCCTGGTCGCCGGCGGCGCGGTCTCGGCCGAAGAGCTCGCCCACGCCCGCGACGAACTCGCCGCGGCCGAAGCGGCACTGTCGTCCTCGCGCGGCTCGCTGGCGCGCAATCGCGCACTGGTCGACGCCACCACCGTCGCCAAGCAGCCGCAGGTCGCCGCGGCCGCCGCGCAATTGCGTCAGGCCTATCTGAACCTGCAGCGCGCGGCCATCGTCGCTCCGGTCGACGGCTACGTCGCCAAGCGCAGCGTGCAGCTCGGCCAACGCGTCCAGCCCGGCACCGCGTTGATGACGATCGTGCCGCTGGAGCAGGTCTGGATCGAAGCCAACTTCAAGGAAACCCAACTCGCCGACATGCGCATCGGCCAACCGGTCGAATTGCACTCGGACCTGTACGGCAGCGACGTGACCTACCAGGGCAAGCTGGTCAGCCTCGGCATGGGCACCGGCAGCGCTTTCTCGCTGCTGCCGGCGCAGAACGCCAGCGGCAACTGGATCAAGATCATCCAGCGCGTGCCGGTGCGGATCGAGGTCGAGCCCAAGCAGCTCGTCGAACACCCGTTGCGCCTTGGCCTGAGCATGCACGTCGATGTCGGCATCCGCGAACGCGGCGGCGCCGTGCTCGCCGCCGCGCCGCCGGCCAAGCCGCTGCTGAGCACCCAGGCCTATGCCAAGCAGTTGTCCGAAGCCGATGCGGTGATCGCGAACATCGTCCGCGACAACCTGCCCGGCACCCATCACGGTTGA